DNA from Hippocampus zosterae strain Florida chromosome 18, ASM2543408v3, whole genome shotgun sequence:
aaacccaacgcaggcatggggacaaCATGgcaacttcacacaggaagtcacgacctctgcactgcgaggtcgacgTGCAAACCCACCGAAGGGCGTGGCAATGTGGTTATTCTCGTCAGCTGACAGTTTACGATGAATCAGTAAATGCTCCGTTATCCGGCTAGACCCCAGTCAGACATATTTCTGTCTGTAAGGAAGTTGAATCATTGTCACAGcacttgttgctgtttttttaaaaaatctacatCATGCCAGTGTATTTTCTTAGATTAATTTAATTCTCCGTATGTGTGTACGCACGTTAGCCCCCGCACCGCAAACCAAAGgaagagtggggtggggggagacagACAAGAGGTGGACCATGGAGCGGTTAACCTCATGACATCACAGTCTCGGCTCTGATTGGCCGCTGGCAGAAGCGGAGCGATTTAAAGGCCAGAGGAGTCTGCAGTCGCATCACAGGGCATCCGGCGCGCAGCATCCCGGGAACATAACTGCCGTCAAAACACTTCAGTCTTCTTCTCGCTAAGGTGAGTACGAGTTCATGCGATGTGAAGGACACAATACCGAGTGTTTGGTGGGGCTTGTGGTTTGATGACGCTAATGCTTGTTTGCTATGCGCTGCTTTTAATAGCTGCGAGAACATGTACTGCGCAACATCTGGAACGTAGTAGGAGGATTTGAAAGCCAGTGAATTGCATGTTACTGAGCAACTCAGCAAATACTTGTGGAAAGTTCTTCTGTCGTAACTTAATTTGAGCAATTTAGGATTATCTTCTTGAGTAGACAGTCAAATCAATCCCAATTTGTGAAATTTTCATTCACACGGGAGGCTGGGAGACacctaatatatattttttctctcatAGCTTCCCATCCAACATCTCTTGGTAAAGCGAGTTTGTCTTGCTTGTGAGGCCCAGTGGTCGAAAATCCCTGCGACTTGTTGGGAAGCCcaccaaaaaaccccaaaaaagactGAAGAGTTGAGGCCGAGCGGCAATAAATTACTAGGCATGGTTTGGAAATGAGATGTTAGTTTTTGCTCTGTATGTctgctcatgtgtttgtgtgtgtgtgggtgggtgagtGGACCGCTTGACTTTTTGAGTTCTTCCCATAATTCTTGGGTCTTGTGGTGGAGGCACTTTAATTTTAACTCGCGATTCAACTCGCAGTGTCCTGAACACTGCGACACAAATCACAAATTACACAACCAGACTCCAAACCTTCTTGTCCTCTCTCTCGTTTCCTGTGAGCAGAAAATAATGAACCTTGAGGCAAAAACCAAAACCGGGTTATTTCTGTTGACGTAAGTccagtcaagagtatttctcgagcactttcaaacagccatcgcttgcatacaaagtgctggacatgcagcgatttaacatacacaataaacagtaagacaaatcggtaataaaggcggtagaaagcaccaagaagtaaaatcaagaacaaataacatacatacagtacatgtactaCGCTTGATGTTGGTcgatatatattcattcattcatcttccgtaccgcttgatcctcactagggtcgcgggggggtgctggagcccatcccagccgtctccgggcagtaggcgggggacaccctgaatcggttgccagccaatcgcagggcacacatagattaacaaccatcctcgctcacactcacacctagggacaatttagtgtgttcaatcagcctgccccgcatatatttggaatgtgggaggaaaccggagcacccggagaaaacccacgcagacccggggagaacatgcaaactccacacagggaggccggagctggaatcgaacccggtacatctgcactgtgaagccgacgtgctaaccactggacgaccgggccgccctcgatATATAttacaattcattttttaattgtcttcaaaaatgtatttggttgttttatttcatcatcACTGCTTCTTCTCTTCTTTGGTTCTTCTAGACACCGAACAGAAACCATGAAAgtggcatttgtttttgttctgctcTTTGCTGCAGTTCTCTGCCGACCGGTGAGTTATTTCTTCTCGGTTATCTTCAACTTCATGTGCTTTGTTTTCCATCCCTTGGAACTAAGTTGAGGTTAATTTCTCAAAGTGTCTATAAAGCATCCAATCTAATTCAAGTGTCCTTTTCGACACTGCTCGTGTTTGCATGATGTCAGTGGATAACCCGCACAATTTTTTGAACTgtcgttttattcatttattgattttattgattGGGATGGTCTGCTTTTCAGGCAAAAAAATATTCCGACAGTTCGGCAGAGAGCTCTGAAGAAATGGTGGGTATAACGTCGGAAAGACAGACAGAGGGTAAGACGTCCACGTTGACTCTCGCGCTTGTCCGCAGTTCGTCAGACGACCGCCGGCTTCACTCTTCAGGAAAAAGATGGCCGACTTGACTCGCTTCCGCGTGTCACCCTTCAGGGTACGGCATTCCCGCAATtcgaaaaaacaaagcactgacGTTTTACATTCCGAATGCGTTGGTGTCGAGGAAACGGTTGAGACCACGCACACTTGCAACTCACCTGACGCCGATGTTCTCGCAGCTATTCCAGAAATTTTTAGCACCCATCGCTCTCGGTTCGGATGAGATTACGGCTGGTTCTGATGAGGTCAGAATACGTTTCAATTCCAGTATACGGGATTGCCCCTGGACTGTTCGCCTTGTATAATTGATCAGTCCGTCTTTGGATTTCTGCATTTTTGGAGCAGGCAGCAGTGGAGATTCCGGCTTTAGTCAACTTTGAAACTCCAGACGAGGCCGCGACAGACACGCCCTCCGTCGACACCCAAGATGAGCCGAGTAAAGAcggtgatgatgacgatgatgacgacgatgatgatgaagatgaatcAGAGGAGAGCGTGAGTAGTCGAAACAAACACCGTCTGCAGACACGGTCCGCATTAGGGTTGAGGGTGAAGCCAGGATCCCCGGCGTGTgttctgatccccccccccctccaggaaagcgaagaggaagatgaggacgACAGCTCCGAGTCTGGCGAGTCTTCAACCGTCGCCCCCGAGACGGCGACGCCCGTGATTGTGACGGAGGAACCCCTGCTGCCCACCATCGTCACAGACACGGATTCAGGCCGCGGCGACAGCATGGGAGGATACCCCAGCGAGTACAAGAGCTACGTCTACGCCGAGGAGAAGACCTACCACAAGGCCCCTTCATCTTACAAGTCCTACGAATACGTCGACGCGGGGAAAAAATCGGGCTACGACATGCCCGTCGACAATGAGGTGGAGAAGTCGCCGCAAGTCTACAAGAGCGAGGTCAGTTGGAGCGCCGGATGCTATTTTTGATGGACGTtcaggtccatccatccatccatccatccatcatctatcccgggtcgcgggggcaacagctttagcagggaagcccagacttccctctccctagctacttcttccagctctccccgggggatcccgagtcgttcccaggcaagctgggtgacatagtctctctagcgtgtcctgggtcttcctcggggtctccttccggtgggacatgaccggaacacctcaccggggaggcgctcaggaggcatccgaatcagatgcccaagccacctcatctggctcctctcgatgtggaggagaagcggctcgactctgagcccctcccggatgactgagcttctcaccttatctctaagggagagcccggacaccctgcggagaaaactcatttccgaCTGCTCAAAATGCGGAAAAGAAATCCAAGTACAAATGATCTATCTGCATGAAACCGAGAgcaactaaaaaaaagaaaattttgtGGCAAGAGGGGGTAATTTATTCCACATTGGGTTGGTTATATCAGTAACGTGGTGGCTATTTTTACAAGACCTCACTTATCGGCTCGctgaaattgtgtgtttgtggtgtaaaACTCGAGGCCTTTGCCCACAGCGCTGTGATCAGTCCACGGGATATAGATTCCATATTGGAAAGATACAGAGGCGCTGTGTCTCAGCATCAGTTCCTCAGCAACTCTGTGACTTCTTCTTTCATGCgaatttggggggaaatttttttaaaaagactcgTTATGGTGTTATGGAGTTCAGGTAGTTTGCCTTTCACCCGGATAGGCTCGGCTCTCCGTGACTCCAAACAGGATTATcgtgatagaaaatggatgaggaaaaaaaaatgggccaaTATTATTTTGGtccttttatttgttgatattttcagAGCTGTATACgcgcatataaataaatacgtgCATGTGAATGACAACGATTGAATGACTAAACACAAGTTTGTAGGCCtacaattcaaacaaacaccTTGCCAAtccctttttttaaagctcCCGGACCACCGTAGTTGTCGCATGTGTTCTGCAAAACCAAACTAAGCCAATATTGCAAAACCGCTAATGCCCCCCGGGTGCAAACTTTCAAAGGaagggaaccaaaaaaaaaaaaaatacagtagccGAAATACTAAGGGGCATAATTTACGAAAATCCTAATTACAGAGTTTCGACTGGCGCCTTGACATTGCCGGCCGGATGATTCTGCCCTTTAAAATGAGTCCCTGTATCCAGCCGGGGAGGTGTCCTGAAATGATTTGTTCCTTCAAAGCCTCATGTTTGTCTTAAGTCTATAAGTCAACATACGGATGCCCTCAAACAAACACgatgtgggcttttttttttttttacccacactgacacgaatgttttatttatttatggagaGCAACATAAAATGCAGGTAAACCCTAAATataagtcaattaaaaaaaaaaaaaagtttttggcgCCTCATACTGGGTCTCTGCAGATACAGCGGTCAAAAATAGCCTTCAGGAAACACAGCCCTGCCTTTCAGTGAAACATCGTCAGCCCAAAGCAACACGAAACCTTTCGTATGGCCAATGTCCGCATCTTTATGCGTACAgtgtatcattcattcattcattcatcttccgagccgcttcatcctcactagggtcgcggggggtgctggagcctatcccagctgtcttcgggcagtaggcgggggacaccctgaatcggttgccagccaatcgcaaggcacacagaaacgaacaaccattcgcactcacactcacacctagggacaatttagagtgttcaatcagcctgccgcgcatgtttttggaatgtgggaggaaaccggagcacccggagaaaacccacgcaggcccggggagaacaggcaaactccacacagggaggccggagctggaatcgaacccggtacctctgcactgtgatgccgacgtgctaaccactggactaccgggccgcccacagtgTATCATTCCATCCCATAAACGTCCAGAATTTTCACATCACATTCTGCACGCATTTCATATGCAACTGTGAGTGTAAATCTTTGGCTCGCATTCCTTCCTTCAGACCTATCAGGAGCAAACTGACATGCTGGAAGAGGATACCAGCACTCCCGAGAACCAGGACGCTCTcccggcggaggaggaggaggagacgacCGACGGCACAAGCGATAGCGGAAGCTCGGCAGATgcggaggaggaagagcagTCCGAACCCGAGCAGAGCAGTGAGGAGGAGACCACGGCCACACCCGGAGCCGCTGACAGCGATTCTGACGAGAGCGACAGTCTGGAGAGTGACTCAGATGAGCACGAGACGGCCCGTGAAACCACTGACACGCCGGTGGTCATCACCGCCAAATAAATCATCTGGAAAATCCCGTTCGGGTTGACTTCGGGAGGCACTTCTTCCGGCGGCGACAATCCAAAATGCTCGTTCAGCATCCGTTATTGGTCGGGTTCATCAAATAATTGTGAGCTTGATGGCGTAACTTTATTTGTCGAAATCAAAACAGGTATTCAAAAAGTTTAATCTGCACATCCAATCGAAGCGTGTCGGGGTCGCACTGCAGTGGACGCGCAGTTGGCTCCAAATGCCGCCCATCAATTCAAGCATCATAACTTTGAAGTCATGTATTTGCATCCCGCGTCCTTCAGCGCGTCGCTTGCTATCGTATCAAATCTGTCGGCGTCCTCAGTTCTTACTTTACACTACATGTTGGCacctgtaatgtttttttttttggtacaatttcttaaagtataaataaaattattttactttaatcCACCCTGCCATGCggctttttttatttagttttgctcACACAGAACATCTTGAATCATTCAGCCGGCGGACATAATTCTGCCTGCTATTATTATCCATTGTGACCGCAACTGCGGTGGAAATAATGAACCGTCGTTGGCTGTGAATTAATGAGGAATAAATCATTTTACTGTTGTCAACATGCTcataattttgaacatgttttttgcatttaatCCATGAAAGTGGTGAAGACGGCAACCATTTTTGAAATGATACAAATAGATGAACATACatacaacacatgtcaacatgATCTCGGTCATAACCCTTTAATGTAGTGgttgttaactttttttttgtcttttgtgcccaaacctttttatCTCGATACATAGAGACATAAATCGATGgtacctccccccaaaaaatctttaCAAACATTGTTGTGGCTGTTCCAACGGTGGGGCATCAAGTGCTCGCTCACAGGACATATTTTCAGaaattcatatacagtataaaaaacttttttaaattgacttattatttttttaatttatttttattttatttacatttgcccACAGGCAATATAAGGACATCATTCTCACATGCCCTGCATTCATGCgtttcaccactagatggtggtaAAAACTACGAATCCTACCATCATATCATACTGTACACTGAGCAGACACAGCATTAGGGACATCTTGAAccaatgaatgtttgttttttgggttttttttttttttaccccatgcAATGTGTAAGTGTCATTTTATGTGAGAATACATAAatgttgacagtttttttttcagtcttgtgGAACACAGCATTTATTTGTAGGATTTTAGAGGTATGGTATGTACACCAGTACAGGACATTTCATACATTAGAACAGTTATTAACAAATGTCTTTAAATATTTGCAATATTAAGCAATATTAGTATTCGTTTCCTGATTTCCTTGCAGCTACATTATGTTTGATTagaaacaaatttttaaaatggttccAGATAACAATGAGTCCATTTTTAGCCCACAATCATCAcctttttgaaatacattttaggTTACTGGTCACCGCGTTAGTTGTCTCCGCGTCTTTCAGTGATGTGAGACTCAGTGGAAAGGCCACGGCTTACGGTCACATCTCCAGCAGGTGTGGTTGTGCCTTGCTCATTTGAGATTGTGGTGGCAGGTTTGGGCGTGGATGTATTTGTGTCTTCTGTGGTTGTCATCATGGGATCTGTGACGGGAAGTTCCTCGGAGGATTCCTCTGAGGACTCCTCGGAAGACTCCTCAGAAGACTCCTCGGAAGACTCCTCGGAAGACTCCTCAGAAGACTCCTCGGAGGATTCCTCTGACGACTCCTCAGAAGACTCCTCAGAGGAATACTTGGTGGACCCCTCGGAAGACTTTTCAGGTGCCTCCTCAGAGGATTCTTCGGATGACTCCTCGAAAAATTCTGCCAGTGGCTCCGCGGACAGCAGATGAACGGACTCCTCAGAGGATTCACTTTCAGAGACGTCTCTGGACTCCCCTGAGTCACGTGAGCGAGCGGACTCAGATGAACGACTCCGGTTGTCCCGAGCAAGTGATTCTTGTTTCTGGTTATTTTCAGAGATGGCGGCATCCTGCGGCCAGTTTTCATCAAGCTGTCGATGGAATATCAAAGGGGAGAATATAATCCACCATAGCCGATCATTTAGCAGTGCTGATCCAgaataaaaaatgatttggaattaaaaagacaaaggtTCTTCCATTCATCCGTTTAATGAAGCCAAGTTATTGACTAATCGCCTCTGCTGTGAAGTCAAATGTGAAATCCGTCTCCACTTCTGCTTACCTCCCTATCATAACTCGCCTACAACTGTGACTGACTTTTCTCTCATAAATGATTGAATACAAGGTAGACACACTTTGCGCAGTTTACTCACaccatttacaaaaaataagaGACAATTACAATCATGTACAGGATGTACCAGAATTTTAAAGAGAATGGCTTACTGGTTTAGTCGAAGCTGTTGCAAGAAGTACAACCATCAGTGAAAAAGTTGGAAGATTCATCATGAATTGGTTcctgcaaataaaaacaattaaatggcaGCCCACCAAGGAccataatactgtacatcaatacTGTACTTATATGACAAAACATACCGCTCCAAGGATTTTTAAGAAATATTTGGCAAAATAATGAATTCATCAAAATAGATTTACCTTTTCCCCCTGGCAGTACCACAACAGTCACTGGGATCTTTCAGTTTTCTTAAATTCTGTCTAAAGTATTTGCCTTGAGTCCAAAAAGATGTGGGAGTGTCATTTGGGATGATCTGATGCTTAAGTAGGCCGTGCAGAGAAGCTGGGCAGGGCTATTGTGGCTTTGTGGAGAGGAATGAGTAAGAGTCAAGGTTACCTGCAACTATGGggcagtgaggggggggggggggatgcaagaAGGCCCAGATTACACAAAATGGCGATTCGGTTTTTCACTTACACTTGACATATGTATATACttatacatctatatatctatatctatatagatatatctatatcgACATTGATATAGATAaagatatatacatttttacaacgtCAACATCATTAAAACGACCAGATTCTCGTCGTTTTAATGGCGCCCGTACTGCTGAAGAAAATGTGCAGCGCAGGATAGATACCCCTCCGTTATACtgcattacatgttcatgtttttttacacCTAGAAATATTCATACTGTATTACGCATCATATATTTATAAGTATGCTTTATAAGTATACGTTGTTGGATTCTTTGAATCTTTTTACTTACTGGATGATTTATAAATGATGCTGATTCAAATATATTCAAAAAGCAAGAATAACAAAATCAATCAAGGGTTGGACTAAAGTTATTACTTCTCCTAAATTATTCTGAACCCTAATCTCGGTTCTTGTGCATATCCCAGCACAAAATGGAGGCCTTTATACACTCTTTTGTTCTGTACGTATTCCTTAATTACAGGAATGTGACTTTATTCGACACGCTCGGATTGGAGTGAAAACGGGAAAAGCGACCGGTAACTAATGTATGCCGTCTTTGTTTGCTGCCGTGCAGATATTCCATAAGGAAAgaattcagaaagaaaaaaaaaaagtctgtgggTGTTTGGCACTAGATGACGGTCAGATTTTACTGCTTTTGGCTCGGTTGATTCGATAACTGTGAAGTTCGTCATGGCGACGATTTGATTGAGGTACCGTATGAAAAATTGCGTTTGATGAAATGCAGAAATTATTCATCATTTAGGCAGACGCAGTGGCAGCCTGTGGAATTTTACAGGGGAGTAAGAGTTTgataagtgtatgtgtgtgtgcgtgtcttgtCTGTGTGACACAACCGTGTTACTCCAACAGATGGAGACACGACTGAAACGGTCGTCTTCCTGTTACCTCAGCGCGAATCATAAAGGGGACGCGTCATTCAAGAGGCTTCGTGAGACGCGGATGAACAAAGTGGTCGAGCGCAACCTTGATGGATTTAGATCGCCATTGTTAGGAATGCGTGAGCTTGATAAAAGATTGATTTGTATTCTAAAAGCGAACGTTTTAGCCAAGGCCACGCCCACCGAGACAGAGAGCGAAACTAGGCTATGTTTACACTGCTGTCATAATTTGCATATGACGTTCATTTGGGTATTCACCTGAATTATCGTCATCCTCATCACGCAGACATCCCGCACACCTCATATTTTTTGAGCAAAACCACTTCCTCTTGTCTAAAAATGACCTTGAGCCACATGTGGCACTTCCCGTTATACGCGTCACTTATGAGTCACAAACTTGAGAAATGCGCTCAACAGAAATGCCATCTCGTATCTTCATGTTCATCGTTCCAGCGTCGCAATGGATGCCACTCAATAAATGTGTGACCTTTAACGACATCCTTATCACTCGGTCGGACATCTCTGAAGCAAGATCGACAGCTTTCGATCGATAGGAGGAATGGGAAGATtgatgtccatccatttttttttctcctctctcatTCACAGACATTGTCACGATGTGGTGTCgatggaggaccccaaaaagcaggaaggCAGTGAGGAGCAGTGTGAACTAGACAAATTGTATTACCAAAATACGGAGGAacctaaatacaagaaaacaaaaagattccaaagtaa
Protein-coding regions in this window:
- the LOC127590856 gene encoding uncharacterized protein LOC127590856, coding for MMNLPTFSLMVVLLATASTKPLDENWPQDAAISENNQKQESLARDNRSRSSESARSRDSGESRDVSESESSEESVHLLSAEPLAEFFEESSEESSEEAPEKSSEGSTKYSSEESSEESSEESSEESSEESSEESSEESSEESSEESSEESSEELPVTDPMMTTTEDTNTSTPKPATTISNEQGTTTPAGDVTVSRGLSTESHITERRGDN
- the spp1 gene encoding osteopontin, whose protein sequence is MADLTRFRVSPFRLFQKFLAPIALGSDEITAGSDEAAVEIPALVNFETPDEAATDTPSVDTQDEPSKDGDDDDDDDDDDEDESEESESEEEDEDDSSESGESSTVAPETATPVIVTEEPLLPTIVTDTDSGRGDSMGGYPSEYKSYVYAEEKTYHKAPSSYKSYEYVDAGKKSGYDMPVDNEVEKSPQVYKSETYQEQTDMLEEDTSTPENQDALPAEEEEETTDGTSDSGSSADAEEEEQSEPEQSSEEETTATPGAADSDSDESDSLESDSDEHETARETTDTPVVITAK